GACGACGGTCCCCGGCGCCTTCGCGCCGCCCCCGCGCATCCTCCTCGGCCCCGGTCCCTCCGATGTCCATCCGCGCGTGCTGGCCGCGATGGCGGCGCCGCTCGTCGGACACCTCGACCCGGTGTTCGTCGCCATGATGGAGGAGGTGAAGGCGCTGCTGCGCTTCGTGTTCGCCACCCGGAACCCGCTCACCATCCCCATCTCGGGCACCGGGAGCGCCGGCATGGAAGCGTGCGTCGTGAACCTGGTCGAGCCCGGCGACGAGGTGGTGGTGGGTGTCAACGGCGTCTTCGGCACGCGCCTCGCCGAGGTCGCGGCGCGGGCCGGCGCCGTGGTGGTGCGCGTCGAGACGGCGTGGGGCCGGGTGGTACGTGCCGAGCAGGTGGAAGCGGCCCTCAGGAGCTGCCGGCGGCCGAAGGTGGTGGCGCTCATCCATGCCGAGACGTCGACCGGCGCCTGGCAGCCGCTCGAGGACGCGGTGAGGCTGGCGCACGACCACGGCGCGCTCTTCCTCGCCGACTGCGTGACCTCGCTCGGCGGCGTGCCCGTGGAGATCGACGGCTGGGGCATCGACGCGGCCTACAGCGGCACGCAGAAGTGCCTGTCGTGCCCGCCGGGCCTCGCGCCGCTGACGTTCGGCGCGCGCGCCGTCGAGGCGCTCCAGCGGCGGAAGACCCCGGTCCAGAGCTGGTACCTCGATCTGACCCTCCTCCAGCGCTACTGGGGGGAAGAGCGCGTCTACCATCACACCGCGCCGATCTCCATGAACTACGCGCTGCGCGAGGCGCTGCGGCTGGTCGCCGAAGAGGGCCTCGCGGCCCGCTTCACCCGCCACCGGCTGAACCACGAGGCGCTCGCCGCCGGCCTCGGGAGCCTCGGCCTGGCCTTCGCGGCCGAGGAGGGCCACTGCCTGCCGATGCTGAACGCCGTCACGGTGCCGGAGGGCGTCGACGAGGCGCGCGTGCGCCGCCGGCTCCTCGAGGCGCACGGCATCGAGGTGGGTGGCGGGCTCGGGCCGATGAAGGGACGCGTGTGGCGGATCGGCCTCATGGGCGAGTCGAGCCGGCGCGCGCACGTCCTGCTCCTGCTTTCCGCGCTCGAGGATGCATTGCGCGCGGAGGGCCGTTCCGTCGCCCCCGGGGCGGCGGTCGGCGCCGCGCAGGCCGCCTACGCCGCGTGACGGTTCGCGCTCTCGCGCTCGCGACGCTCGTCCTCTCGACCACCGGCTGCGCGCGGCGTGCTCCCGGTCCCCTCGTCCCCGTCCCCGCGCACGAGCTTCCGCCGCTGCTCGACGACCTCGATCTCACCTCGCTCGAGACCGCCATCGAGCGTACGGTACCGGTCTGGGAACGCGCGGGCGACGTCGGGTCGGTGGCGGCCGCGCGGGCGCTCCTCGAGACGCTCGCCCGCGAACCCGAC
This region of Deltaproteobacteria bacterium genomic DNA includes:
- a CDS encoding alanine--glyoxylate aminotransferase family protein, which encodes MTTVPGAFAPPPRILLGPGPSDVHPRVLAAMAAPLVGHLDPVFVAMMEEVKALLRFVFATRNPLTIPISGTGSAGMEACVVNLVEPGDEVVVGVNGVFGTRLAEVAARAGAVVVRVETAWGRVVRAEQVEAALRSCRRPKVVALIHAETSTGAWQPLEDAVRLAHDHGALFLADCVTSLGGVPVEIDGWGIDAAYSGTQKCLSCPPGLAPLTFGARAVEALQRRKTPVQSWYLDLTLLQRYWGEERVYHHTAPISMNYALREALRLVAEEGLAARFTRHRLNHEALAAGLGSLGLAFAAEEGHCLPMLNAVTVPEGVDEARVRRRLLEAHGIEVGGGLGPMKGRVWRIGLMGESSRRAHVLLLLSALEDALRAEGRSVAPGAAVGAAQAAYAA